One genomic window of Ruminococcus gauvreauii includes the following:
- a CDS encoding LTA synthase family protein codes for MKNFKVNWGKVVKVCNWFSVPLQFLGVCILYLIIEAICRHSLYEAVQFMTGSKLVFLYNAFLIFVTTTVVYLTRRRIFARTVVFVVWLILGIINGVVLACRVTPFTGPDLKLITESLRILNKYLSFAMLIIVLALLVLLICGLVWLGIKAPKYQGKMYYRINIPLVLAGIGAFVIVTNAALEKRVLSSYFGNIAFAYEDYGFPYCLGTTFFNVGINCPNGYGEDLMQEIVQSEGTIEQTRLSEPATNIIFLQLESFFDPELVEFLNISEDPIPNFRRMMKEYTSGYFKVPSVGAGTANTEFEAITGMSLHYFGPGEYPYKTILKEKTCESIPYVLKGLGYSTHAIHNNEANFYSRKSVFANLGFETFTSEEYMPDISDTTETGWVKDHILTDEIMKCLKSTDSADYIYTISVQGHGDYPAEPILEDPQITVTGAENQEKNNNSWEYYVNQLKEMDDFIQELVETLEDYDEPVVLVMYGDHLPTMGLTAEDVENRYLFQTEYVMWDNIGLKKKDVNLAAYQMGAEVLDRLNIHEGTIVNYHQNRRKTQNYQVDLEAMQYDILYGEQYVYQGQDPFMRTKLKLGAVPVVFSAITKLSDGTYYITGENFTASSKLEINEELIEDTYFIGPNTLMVREVEIADGDVLDVAQQSNSSTRRVLSRTGTITYEEPKADGALPPEDGQP; via the coding sequence ATGAAAAATTTCAAAGTCAATTGGGGGAAAGTGGTTAAGGTATGTAACTGGTTTTCGGTACCGCTGCAGTTTCTTGGGGTGTGCATATTGTATCTAATCATCGAGGCAATATGCCGCCACTCATTGTATGAAGCTGTTCAATTTATGACGGGAAGCAAACTTGTATTTCTGTACAATGCTTTTCTTATATTTGTCACGACAACGGTTGTCTATCTGACGAGAAGGAGGATATTTGCGCGGACAGTAGTCTTCGTTGTCTGGCTGATTCTCGGGATCATCAATGGTGTTGTGCTGGCATGCAGAGTCACGCCCTTTACGGGACCGGACTTGAAACTGATAACGGAAAGCCTCAGGATTTTGAATAAATACCTGTCGTTTGCAATGCTGATCATTGTGCTGGCTCTGCTGGTTCTTCTGATCTGCGGTCTCGTCTGGCTTGGGATCAAAGCGCCCAAATATCAGGGGAAAATGTATTATCGGATCAATATACCGCTTGTGCTTGCGGGCATAGGGGCATTTGTGATAGTGACGAATGCCGCGCTTGAAAAGCGTGTGCTTTCCAGCTATTTTGGAAACATAGCTTTTGCATATGAGGATTATGGATTTCCATACTGCCTGGGCACCACCTTCTTTAATGTGGGAATCAACTGCCCCAATGGTTACGGGGAAGATCTGATGCAGGAGATTGTCCAGAGCGAGGGGACGATCGAGCAGACCAGGCTTAGCGAGCCGGCGACAAATATCATTTTTCTGCAGCTGGAGTCTTTTTTCGATCCCGAGCTGGTTGAGTTTCTCAATATATCGGAGGATCCCATACCGAATTTCCGCAGGATGATGAAGGAATATACCTCAGGCTATTTCAAAGTGCCCTCGGTGGGAGCGGGAACGGCCAATACAGAGTTTGAAGCGATTACCGGTATGAGCCTGCACTATTTTGGACCGGGAGAATACCCATATAAGACGATTCTGAAAGAGAAGACGTGTGAAAGTATTCCGTATGTGCTGAAGGGGCTTGGGTACTCGACACATGCAATACACAACAATGAAGCCAACTTCTATTCCAGAAAAAGTGTGTTTGCAAATCTGGGATTCGAGACGTTTACGTCGGAAGAGTACATGCCGGATATTTCGGACACTACCGAGACGGGATGGGTGAAGGACCATATTTTGACGGATGAGATCATGAAGTGCCTGAAATCTACTGACAGCGCGGATTATATCTATACCATATCCGTACAGGGACATGGGGATTACCCCGCTGAACCAATACTTGAAGATCCGCAGATCACTGTCACAGGTGCCGAGAACCAGGAGAAAAATAATAACTCCTGGGAATATTATGTTAATCAGCTGAAAGAGATGGATGATTTCATTCAGGAGCTTGTGGAGACACTGGAGGACTATGATGAGCCGGTGGTACTGGTGATGTACGGAGATCATCTGCCGACGATGGGACTGACAGCCGAGGATGTCGAAAACCGTTACCTGTTTCAGACGGAATATGTCATGTGGGACAATATTGGACTGAAGAAAAAGGATGTCAACCTTGCTGCCTATCAGATGGGCGCAGAGGTGCTGGACCGCCTGAATATCCATGAGGGAACGATCGTTAATTACCACCAGAACCGCAGGAAGACTCAGAATTACCAGGTTGATCTCGAAGCAATGCAGTACGATATTCTATATGGTGAGCAGTATGTTTATCAGGGGCAGGACCCGTTTATGCGGACGAAGCTGAAGCTGGGGGCTGTGCCGGTAGTCTTTTCCGCAATTACGAAACTTTCGGATGGGACTTATTATATAACGGGAGAGAATTTTACGGCGTCCAGCAAACTGGAAATCAATGAAGAGCTGATAGAAGATACGTATTTTATCGGTCCGAATACACTGATGGTACGCGAGGTGGAGATTGCTGACGGTGATGTGCTTGATGTTGCACAGCAGAGCAACAGTTCGACGCGCCGTGTGCTTAGCAGAACGGGTACGATCACATATGAAGAACCGAAGGCAGACGGGGCGCTGCCGCCGGAAGACGGACAGCCGTAG